A genomic window from Cucumis melo cultivar AY chromosome 8, USDA_Cmelo_AY_1.0, whole genome shotgun sequence includes:
- the LOC103500972 gene encoding GDSL esterase/lipase At5g03610-like isoform X2 — protein MDFNLKLLFTFFFFTVSLFSGQGSAGGYYSNRHHRSHRLRATKLFVFGDSYVDTGNILVPFSSAQQFPYGITFPGKPSGRFSDGRVLTDFAGKHLGVKSPIPFSIRNEVGEERLKESGINFAFGGTGVFDTSVPLPNMTTQIDLFEQLRHAESGLSNRDVHLSVALVSVSGNDYSFYLATNGSAQAVAVAELGY, from the exons ATGGACTTTAATCTGAAGCTTCTcttcactttcttcttcttcacggTCTCCCTCTTTTCAG GACAAGGATCCGCCGGTGGGTATTACAGTAACCGCCACCACCGGAGCCACCGTTTACGGGCGACGAAACTATTTGTTTTTGGAGATTCATATGTTGATACCGGCAACATTCTGGTTCCGTTTTCAAGTGCTCAACAATTTCCTTATGGAATCACTTTCCCCGGAAAACCCAGTGGTCGGTTTTCGGATGGTCGTGTTCTGACTGATTTTGCAGGGAAACATTTGGGGGTGAAATCTCCGATACCATTCAGTATACGAAATGAAGTTGGGGAGGAGAGATTGAAAGAATCGGGGATAAATTTTGCATTTGGTGGAACAGGGGTTTTCGACACGTCGGTTCCTCTCCCAAATATGACAACACAAATTGACTTGTTTGAACAACTTCGACATGCCGAATCTGGGTTGAGTAATAGAGATGTTCATCTCTCTGTTGCACTTGTCTCTGTTTCTGGGAACGATTACTCTTTTTATCTTGCAACTAATGGCTCTGCCCAG GCCGTGGCAGTGGCAGAGTTGGGTTATTAA
- the LOC103500972 gene encoding GDSL esterase/lipase At5g03610-like isoform X1, which produces MDFNLKLLFTFFFFTVSLFSGQGSAGGYYSNRHHRSHRLRATKLFVFGDSYVDTGNILVPFSSAQQFPYGITFPGKPSGRFSDGRVLTDFAGKHLGVKSPIPFSIRNEVGEERLKESGINFAFGGTGVFDTSVPLPNMTTQIDLFEQLRHAESGLSNRDVHLSVALVSVSGNDYSFYLATNGSAQGLKPFINSVVNQVMIDLKRIKRLGVKKIVVTGLGPLGCLPIFTAPFSFKQCNQTINSFVQFHNFLLKQAVDKLNKQITNQQHSYSSSSSSSSSSSSKIFILDVYDAFLSLIQGRGSGRVGLLKFKTPLKPCCFGVSSGFNCGSVDEKGNKKFVLCNDPKSAFFWDSVHPTQTGWSLAFSSFTSIL; this is translated from the exons ATGGACTTTAATCTGAAGCTTCTcttcactttcttcttcttcacggTCTCCCTCTTTTCAG GACAAGGATCCGCCGGTGGGTATTACAGTAACCGCCACCACCGGAGCCACCGTTTACGGGCGACGAAACTATTTGTTTTTGGAGATTCATATGTTGATACCGGCAACATTCTGGTTCCGTTTTCAAGTGCTCAACAATTTCCTTATGGAATCACTTTCCCCGGAAAACCCAGTGGTCGGTTTTCGGATGGTCGTGTTCTGACTGATTTTGCAGGGAAACATTTGGGGGTGAAATCTCCGATACCATTCAGTATACGAAATGAAGTTGGGGAGGAGAGATTGAAAGAATCGGGGATAAATTTTGCATTTGGTGGAACAGGGGTTTTCGACACGTCGGTTCCTCTCCCAAATATGACAACACAAATTGACTTGTTTGAACAACTTCGACATGCCGAATCTGGGTTGAGTAATAGAGATGTTCATCTCTCTGTTGCACTTGTCTCTGTTTCTGGGAACGATTACTCTTTTTATCTTGCAACTAATGGCTCTGCCCAG GGATTAAAACCATTCATAAACTCAGTAGTGAATCAAGTAATGATAGATTTGAAGAGGATTAAGAGGTTAGGAGTAAAGAAAATAGTAGTGACGGGGCTAGGGCCATTGGGATGTCTTCCAATATTTACAGCTCCATTCTCATTCAAGCAATGCAATCAAACCATAAACTCATTTGTCCAATTTCACAACTTTTTGTTGAAGCAAGCCGTGGATAAACTCAACAAACAAATTACTAACCAGCAAcattcttattcttcttcttcttcttcttcttcttcttcttcttctaaaatCTTCATTCTTGATGTGTATGATGCATTCTTGTCCTTGATCCAAGGCCGTGGCAGTGGCAGAGTTGGGTTATTAAAGTTCAAGACCCCATTAAAGCCATGTTGTTTTGGGGTGAGCAGTGGATTTAACTGTGGGAGTGTGGATGAAAAAGGGAATAAAAAATTTGTGTTATGTAATGATCCCAAATCAGCTTTCTTTTGGGATTCAGTTCATCCTACTCAAACAGGATGGTCTCTTGCATTTTCCTCTTTTACATCAATTCTCTAA
- the LOC103500885 gene encoding GDSL esterase/lipase At5g03610-like — protein sequence MESTKLFLPLLFIFYLLSGKGFASHHHHHRSHFQPSKLFVFGDSYVDTGNVSPSDSNYPKYPYGITYPGKPAGRFSDGRVLTDFAANLIGLKSPIPYRHLEKVGLKGTKHGVNFAYGGTGVFKTGFDLPTMTTQIDFLQTLIANSTFTPDQIKSSFALVSVSGNDYSYYLSTNGPIQGFIPLIEKVVKQISVNLRRIHSFGVKKISITALGPLQCVPEITALTDFKECNSTLSQLVDFHNFLLTRAVDELNKETNDYPFFILNLHDAFSSVIQNKGNPQGNIKFENPLKPCCIGINPEYNCGSVDKDGNKKYVLCDDPNSAFFWDGVHPTQQGWFAALTILLSKFKQHF from the exons ATGGAGTCAACAAAGCTCTTCCTCCCACTTCTCTTCATTTTCTACCTTCTCTCAG ggaAAGGGTTTGCTAGTCATCACCATCACCACCGTAGCCATTTTCAACCAAGCAAGCTCTTCGTGTTTGGAGATTCATACGTCGACACGGGCAATGTCAGTCCCTCAGATTCAAATTATCCCAAATATCCATATGGAATTACTTATCCTGGCAAACCTGCTGGACGTTTCTCCGATGGTCGTGTTTTGACCGATTTCGCGG CAAATTTAATAGGGCTGAAATCTCCAATCCCATATAGACACTTGGAAAAGGTGGGACTTAAAGGGACAAAACATGGTGTGAACTTTGCCTATGGAGGAACTGGTGTGTTTAAAACTGGCTTTGATTTGCCAACAATGACCACTCAAATTGACTTCCTACAAACCCTTATTGCCAACTCCACATTTACGCCAGACCAAATCAAGTCCTCTTTTGCCCTTGTCTCCGTTTCTGGCAATGACTATTCTTATTACCTATCAACAAATGGTCCTATTCAG GGTTTCATTCCGCTGATCGAGAAAGTTGTGAAGCAGATAAGTGTGAATTTGAGAAGGATCCATAGTTTTGGAGTGAAGAAAATAAGTATAACAGCATTAGGACCATTGCAATGTGTGCCTGAAATCACAGCCCTTACTGATTTCAAGGAATGCAATTCAACACTATCTCAATTAGTGGATTTCCACAACTTTTTGTTAACACGAGCTGTGGATGAGTTGAATAAGGAAACAAATGATTATCCTTTCTTTATTCTTAATCTCCACGATGCATTTTCATCTGTTATCCAAAACAAAGGCAACCCTCAAG gaaacataaaatttgaaaacccATTGAAGCCATGTTGTATTGGGATAAACCCTGAATATAATTGTGGAAGTGTTGACAAAGATGGGAACAAGAAATATGTATTATGTGATGATCCTAATTCAGCCTTCTTTTGGGATGGAGTTCACCCTACTCAACAGGGATGGTTTGCTGCCCTTACCATCTTGCTCTCCAAATTCAAACAACATTtctaa
- the LOC103500883 gene encoding subtilisin-like protease SBT4.15, which produces MSKLDNIIPSWDDIKPFIDLDLNEKIARESKIYSYGKSFNGFAARLLPHEATKISNEESVVSVFESRKKRVVTTRSWDFLGLNHRYSKRNPLIESNLIIAVFDTGIWIDSPSFSDEGYGPPPPKWKGKCVTGPNFTACNNKVIGANYFDLAKVSSYPELSVADTEGHGSHTASTVAGSAVAGASLYGLAKGTARGGVPSARIAVYKVCWSIFCNEMDVLAAFDEAIADGVDLISVSIGSPAMDFFRDGQAIGAFHAMKKGILTTAAAGNDGPQLSTVENVAPWIMTVAATAIDRGFVTSFELGNGNKLTGGSINTFSPQKQMYSLTSGAKAASNNATPHQGNASACDPNAINQSKVKGKIVYCLKTYTDPSIKSLGGTGVIQLTTQQTDYSSILLLPGATIPSVSGKYIDLYINSTKNPKAVIYKSETVKIDAPFVASFSSRGPQRISSNILKPDLSAPGIDILAAYTKLATLTGDTSDSRYSFFTVMSGTSMACPHATAAAAYVKSFHPDWSPAAVKSALMTTATPMKIKSKDAMLGSGAGQINPTKAVHPGLVYNISFNSYISFLCKEGYNSTTIGLLGGSKKYNCTKIKPAQGTDGLNYPTMHKQLSGPSSTIEAVFYRTVTHVGYGASLYRANISSPASLSVKVFPDTLNFVKLHETKTFKVVVKGKPMPKGTQILSALLEWTDSKHIVRSNILIYRKLI; this is translated from the exons ATGTCCAAACTAGACAATATCATACCATCATGGGATGACATAAAACCTTTTATTGATCTAGATTTAAA TGAAAAGATAGCGAGAGAATCCAAAATATACAGCTATGGAAAGAGCTTCAATGGGTTCGCTGCCAGACTTTTGCCTCACGAAGCCACCAAAATCTCAA ATGAGGAGAGTGTGGTTTCGGTGTTTGAGAGCAGAAAGAAGAGAGTTGTGACGACAAGATCATGGGATTTTTTGGGTTTAAATCATCGTTATTCCAAACGTAACCCATTAATCGAGTCTAATCTCATTATCGCCGTTTTTGATACGG GGATTTGGATAGATAGTCCTAGCTTCAGCGATGAAGGTTATGGTCCACCTCCCCCTAAATGGAAGGGCAAATGTGTCACCGGGCCCAACTTCACTGCATGCAACAA CAAAGTGATCGGTGCCAATTACTTCGATCTAGCCAAAGTAAGCTCATATCCAGAGTTGAGCGTTGCGGACACGGAGGGCCATGGTTCTCACACGGCGTCTACTGTGGCCGGTTCGGCGGTGGCGGGTGCAAGCTTGTACGGCCTGGCCAAAGGGACGGCGCGCGGCGGGGTGCCTTCAGCTCGGATTGCAGTCTACAAAGTGTGCTGGAGTATTTTCTGCAACGAAATGGACGTTCTTGCTGCCTTCGATGAGGCCATCGCTGACGGCGTCGATTTAATTTCGGTCTCCATAGGTTCGCCGGCGATGGATTTCTTCAGGGATGGGCAGGCAATTGGGGCTTTTCATGCCATGAAGAAGGGAATTTTGACTACCGCCGCGGCCGGCAACGACGGCCCTCAATTGTCCACCGTGGAGAATGTGGCGCCGTGGATTATGACCGTCGCTGCAACGGCCATTGATAGAGGATTCGTCACCTCTTTCGAACTCGGTAATGGCAATAAATTGACT GGAGGTTCCATCAACACTTTCTCTCCACAGAAACAAATGTACTCTCTTACAAGCGGGGCCAAAGCCGCCTCCAACAATGCCACACCCCATCAAGGAAATGCAAG TGCTTGTGATCCAAATGCTATCAACCAAAGCAAGGTGAAGGGAAAGATTGTATATTGCTTGAAAACCTATACAGATCCCTCCATCAAATCCTTAGGAGGCACTGGAGTCATTCAACTCACTACACAACAAACCGATTATTCCTCTATTTTGCTTCTTCCTGGGGCTACCATCCCTTCTGTTTCTGGCAAATACATTGATCTTTATATCAATTCCACCAA GAATCCTAAAGCTGTGATTTACAAGAGTGAAACTGTCAAAATTGATGCTCCCTTTGTTGCCTCTTTCTCTTCTAGAGGGCCTCAGCGTATCAGTAGTAACATTCTCAAG CCTGATCTTTCTGCACCAGGGATAGACATCTTGGCTGCTTATACAAAACTAGCAACTTTGACAGGAGATACGTCAGACAGTAGATATAGTTTTTTCACTGTAATGTCAGGTACTTCCATGGCATGTCCTCATGCCACGGCAGCTGCAGCGTATGTTAAGTCATTTCACCCTGACTGGTCTCCGGCTGCGGTCAAGTCTGCTCTCATGACCACTG CAACTCCAATGAAGatcaaatctaaagatgctATGCTCGGCTCTGGAGCAGGACAAATAAATCCAACCAAGGCAGTGCATCCGGGCCTTGTTTATAATATCTCGTTTAACTCCTACATCTCATTCCTCTGCAAAGAAGGCTACAATAGCACAACAATTGGCTTACTTGGTGGTAGCAAAAAGTATAATTGCACCAAAATCAAGCCTGCACAAGGAACCGATGGTCTCAACTATCCTACAATGCACAAACAGCTCTCAGGTCCTAGTTCTACCATTGAGGCGGTCTTTTATCGAACAGTAACTCATGTCGGGTATGGTGCATCGTTGTACAGGGCAAATATATCATCCCCAGCTAGCCTATCTGTCAAAGTCTTTCCAGACACCCTAAATTTTGTTAAGTTACATGAAACAAAGACGTTTAAAGTTGTAGTGAAGGGCAAACCTATGCCAAAAGGAACACAGATTCTATCAGCTTTACTTGAATGGACCGACTCTAAACACATAGTTAGAAGCAATATCCTTATCTACAGGAAACTGATCTAA
- the LOC103500884 gene encoding IQ domain-containing protein IQM3-like — MEVQTQSFSTTFDRVSINDTSPFSYSLNRIPLPFSSTRTEMPHSPTAADSTSLRSGFPSTSNADGAFPPFPLNSSPIQSLDGLTEPTAALKLQKVYRSYRTRRRLADSAVVAEELWWRAIDYARLNHSTISFFNFSKPETAASRWSRITLNASKVGKGLSKDGKAQKLAFQHWIEAIDPRHRYGHNLHLYYEEWCKGDAGQPFFYWLDVGDGKDLELNECPRSKLKQQCIVYLGPQERENYEYIILHGKIIHKKSGKLLDTNQGSQGAKWIFVMSTTKILYAGEKKKGMFHHSSFLAGGVTLAAGRLVTEDGVLKAISAYSGHYRPTDVSLVSFLSFLHENGVNLDEVKIYKASDDSESYSQEGGGNFEAEILEEYENCIPPSSQLAEVSQTETITEFQRTLSGGLPSPRAEVPTTAILQRINSKKTAESYQLGHQLSLKWTTGAGPRIGCVADYPVELRVQALEFVNLSPTDPTTQGSNVASTAVNCPSELSNGYQDHSSEK; from the exons ATGGAGGTTCAAACTCAAAGCTTCTCAACTACCTTTGACCGTGTCTCAATCAACGATACATCTCCATTTTCCTATTCCTTAAACCGCATTCCCCTCCCATTTTCCTCTACTCGGACCGAGATGCCCCATTCTCCAACCGCCGCCGATTCCACCTCCCTTCGAAGTGGCTTTCCTTCCACATCTAACGCCGATGGAGCATTTCCTCCCTTCCCCCTGAACTCTTCTCCCATCCAATCCCTCGACGGACTCACGGAGCCGACCGCTGCTTTGAAACTGCAGAAGGTCTACAGAAGCTACCGCACTCGCCGGCGGTTGGCCGATTCCGCCGTTGTGGCCGAAGAACTATG GTGGAGAGCTATAGACTATGCCAGATTGAATCATAGTACTATTTCTTTCTTCAACTTCTCCAAGCCTGAGACTGCAGCTTCTCGATGGAGTCGAATTACGTTAAATGCTTCAAAG GTGGGTAAGGGATTGTCGAAAGATGGAAAAGCACAAAAGTTAGCCTTTCAGCATTGGATCGAAGCT ATCGATCCACGGCATCGTTATGGGCATAACTTGCATCTGTACTACGAAGAGTGGTGTAAAGGCGATGCCGGTCAGCCTTTTTTCTATTG GTTGGATGTAGGAGATGGGAAGGATTTAGAGTTAAATGAGTGCCCAAGATCGAAACTCAAGCAGCAATGTATTGTGTATCTTGGACCT CAAGAGAGGGAAAATTATGAATACATAATTCTGCATGGAAAAATTATCCACAAAAAATCTGGAAAACTCTTGGATACAAACCAAGGATCTCAAGGAGCAAAGTGGATATTTGTCATGTCCACAACCAAGATACTTTATGCTGGTGAA AAGAAAAAGGGAATGTTCCATCACTCTAGCTTCTTGGCTGGTGGTGTAACATTAGCTGCTGGAAGGCTGGTAACCGAGGATGGAGTTCTTAAG GCTATATCGGCATACAGCGGACATTATCGGCCAACAGATGTCAGTCTTGTCAgttttttatcatttcttcaTGAGAATGGAGTAAATCTTGATGAAGTTAAG ATCTACAAGGCCAGTGATGATTCCGAAAGCTATAGCCAAGAAGGTGGAGGCAACTTTGAAGCAGAGATCTTAGAGGAATATGAGAATTGTATACCACCATCAAGCCAATTAGCTGAAGTTTCCCAAACTGAAACAATAACAGAATTCCAAAGAACCTTATCTGGAGGTCTGCCGAGTCCAAGAGCCGAAGTCCCTACCACTGCCATATTACAGAGAATAAATTCCAAGAAAACAGCAGAATCATATCAACTGGGGCATCAATTATCACTTAAGTGGACAACAGGAGCTGGTCCGAGAATTGGTTGTGTAGCTGACTATCCTGTGGAACTTAGAGTACAAGCCTTAGAGTTTGTAAATCTATCTCCAACAGATCCCACAACCCAAGGTTCAAATGTTGCATCAACTGCTGTAAATTGCCCCTCAGAACTTAGCAATGGCTATCAGGATCATTCCTCTGAAAAGTAA
- the LOC103500881 gene encoding 60S acidic ribosomal protein P2-like isoform X1: protein MKVVAAYLLAVLGGNKTPSAQDINTILYSVGAEADVEKIELLLAEVKGKDITELIACGREKMASLPTGAVVAAVVAAVPSTVDAAAPVAAEAKKEEKDDAMDSDEDICFSLFEDE from the exons ATGAAGGTGGTTGCTGCTTATTTGCTTGCTGTTTTGGGTGGAAACAAAACCCCATCTGCTCAAGATATCAACACCATTCTCTACTCtg TTGGAGCTGAAGCTGATGTTGAAAAGATTGAGCTGCTTCTTGCTGAAGTTAAGGGCAAGGATATAACTGAGCTTATTGCCTGTGGGAGGGAGAAGATGGCATCCTTACCTACCGGTGCCGTCGTTGCAGCTGTTGTGGCTGCAGTCCCCTCTACTGTCGATGCTGCTGCTCCTGTTGCAGCTGAGGCTAAGAAAGAGGAGAAAGATGATGCTATGGACTCTGATGAA GACATTTGCTTCTCCCTGTTTGAAGACGAGTAA
- the LOC103500881 gene encoding 60S acidic ribosomal protein P2-like isoform X2: MNKVGAEADVEKIELLLAEVKGKDITELIACGREKMASLPTGAVVAAVVAAVPSTVDAAAPVAAEAKKEEKDDAMDSDEVNYFSLQQLWIGC, from the exons ATGAATAAAG TTGGAGCTGAAGCTGATGTTGAAAAGATTGAGCTGCTTCTTGCTGAAGTTAAGGGCAAGGATATAACTGAGCTTATTGCCTGTGGGAGGGAGAAGATGGCATCCTTACCTACCGGTGCCGTCGTTGCAGCTGTTGTGGCTGCAGTCCCCTCTACTGTCGATGCTGCTGCTCCTGTTGCAGCTGAGGCTAAGAAAGAGGAGAAAGATGATGCTATGGACTCTGATGAAGTAAATTACTTTTCCCTTCAACAACTTTGGATTGGTTGTTAG
- the LOC103500882 gene encoding monodehydroascorbate reductase, seedling isozyme, with the protein MADETFKYVILGGGVAAGYAAREFVKQGLNAGELAIISKEAVAPYERPALSKAYLFPESPARLPGFHVCVGSGGERLLPEWYKEKGIELILSTEIVEADLSAKRLRSAHGKIYNYQTLIIATGSTVIKLSDFGVQGADAKNIFYLREIDDADQLVEAIKAKENGKVVVVGGGYIGLELGAALRINNFDVSMVYPEPWCMPRLFTPEIAAFYEGYYAKKGITIIKGTVAVGFTVDTSGEVKEVKLKDGRVLEADIVVVGVGARPLTNLFKGQVVEEKGGIKTDGFFKTSVPDVYAVGDVATFPLKLYNELRRVEHVDHSRKSAEQAVKAIKANEEGKAIEEYDYLPYFYSRSFDLSWQFYGDNVGDAVLFGDNSPDSATHKFGSYWIKDGKVLGAFLESGSPEENKAIAKVARIQPSVENSDLLLKEGISFASKV; encoded by the exons ATGGCAGATGAGACCTTCAAATATGTGATTCTTGGTGGTGGCGTTGCCGCT GGATATGCAGCTAGAGAATTCGTTAAACAGGGGCTTAATGCAGGAGAGTTGGCTATTATATCCAAGGAGGCG GTTGCTCCTTATGAGCGTCCAGCTCTTAGCAAAGCCTATCTCTTTCCTGAGT CGCCTGCTAGATTACCAGGGTTCCATGTATGCGTAGGAAGTGGAGGGGAGAGGTTGCTTCCTGAGTGGTACAAGGAAAAAG GGATCGAGTTGATTCTCAGTACAGAAATTGTTGAAGCAGATCTTTCTGCCAAGAGACTCAGAAGTGCTCATGGGAAAATTTACAATTACCAAACTTTGATTATTGCTACTGGTTCTACT GTTATTAAATTGTCTGACTTTGGAGTTCAAGGAGCGGATGCCAAAAACATTTTCTATTTGAGAGAAATTGATGATGCTGATCAGCTAGTTGAAGCAATCAAAGCAAAGGAAAATGGAAAAGTGGTTGTTGTTGGAGGAGGATACATAGGCCTTGAGCTTGGTGCAGCGTTGAGAATAAACAACTTTGATGTCAGCATGGTTTATCCTGAACCATGGTGCA TGCCTAGGCTATTCACTCCAGAAATAGCTGCTTTCTATGAAGGTTATTATGCAAAAAAAGGAATCACAATCATTAAAGGAACAGTCGCTGTAGGCTTCACTGTTGATACTAGCGGAGAG GTTAAGGAAGTGAAACTTAAAGATGGCAGGGTCTTAGAAGCTGACAttgttgttgttggtgttgGTGCCCGGCCTCTGACAAACTTATTCAAGGGTCAAGTCGTGGAAGAAAAAGGAGGCATTAAG aCTGATGGATTCTTCAAGACGAGCGTTCCTGATGTGTACGCTGTAGGCGATGTGGCTACTTTTCCTTTGAAGCTTTACAATGAACTGAGAAGAGTTGAGCATGTTGATCATTCTCGCAAATCAGCAGAACAAGCTGTGAAG GCCATCAAGGCGAATGAAGAGGGAAAAGCCATCGAGGAGTATGACTATCTTCCATACTTCTACTCTCGATCCTTCGATTTATCATGGCAGTTTTACGGGGATAATGTTGGCGACGCAGTATTATTTGGAGACAACAGTCCTGATTCAGCTACTCACAAATTTGGGTCATATTGGATCAAAGATGGGAAGGTTCTGGGAGCTTTCCTAGAGAGTGGGAGTCCTGAAGAAAACAAGGCCATTGCCAAAGTTGCTAGGATTCAACCATCAGTTGAGAACTCAGATTTGCTCCTTAAAGAAGGCATCTCCTTTGCATCCAAGGTTTAA